GCACGATGAAGACCAGGATCTTCGCGGCGACGTTCAGCGCCTTCACGCCAGGGACGATGAAGGGCGTCAGCGCCAGGGCGACGAAGACGGCCAGCAGCAGCACCGCGAGCACGCGGCTGCGGGGTTGGTCGTTGGAGAGGATCCGTTGCAGCATCAGGTCTTCCTTACTTGCCGAGCGCGTAGACGCCCTGCGGCCGCCACAACAGGATGGCCATCATCAGCGCGATGTTTGAGAACAGCGCCGCCTTTGGCACCAGGAAGCCGGTGTAGTTGGCCATCAGCCCCACCAGCAGCGCGCCGATCAGCGCGCCGGTGGTCGACCCGAGCCCGCCGATGATCAGCACGATGAAGATCAGGACGTTGACCTGGGCGCCCATCTGCGGGATCACGTTCTGCTGGTACAGGCCCCACATCACGCCGCCCAGGCCCGCGAGCGCGGAGCCGACGACGAACACGCCGATGAACAGCACCTTGATGCGGTAGCCGAGCGATTCGACCATCTCGCGGTCCTGCACGCCGGCGCGGATCAGCAGGCCGATCTTGGTGCGCGTGAGCACCAGCCAGAGCACGGCGAACACGACGAGGCCGACGATCACCGCCATGATCCGGTACTTCTCGATGTTGGCGTCGCCGACGAAGATCGAGCCGCGCATCGCTTGCGGCAGCGGCAACGGGATCTGCAGCGGGCCCCAGATGACCTTGATCAGCTCCTCGCCGATGATCATCCCGCCCATGGTGATGAGGATCTGCTTCAGGTGGTTGCCGTAGACCGGCCGCACGATGAAGCGCTCGAACGCCAGGCCCAGGGCGCCGGCCACCAGCATGGCGACCACCATCGCCGGCAGCACCGCCAGCAGGTTCTTCAGCAGGCTTTCCGAGCCGGTGTAGTCGCCCATGCTGCCCAGCACGCTGGTCGCGACGAAGGCGCCGAGCGCTATGAACACGCCGTGGCCGAAGTTCAGCACGTCCATCAGGCCGAACACCAGCGTCAGGCCCGAGGCGATGATGAAGATGATCATGCCCATCGCCAGGCCCGCCACGGTGAGCGTGAGCCAGGTCGCGCCCGAGCCGATGAAGGGCAGCACCAGCAGCGCCAGCAGCGGTACCAGCGCCAGAGGTTTCCAGTCCAGATCTTTGAAATTCATTGCGATTGCGCTGCTCATATCGCCAGCCCCAGCAGCGAGTGCTGCAATTCCTCGTTTTCGGCCATCTCCCTCATCGAGCCGGAATGGACGATCCGGCCGTTGTCCATCACCGCGACGGTGTCGCCGAGGCGCTTGGCGAAGTTGATGTTCTGCTCGACCAGCAGGATCGTCACGCCACTGGCCTTCAGCTGCGCGAAGGCCTCGATCATGTTGTTGATGATCGCGGGCGCCAGCCCCTTGCTGGGCTCGTCGACGATCAGCAGTTCGCGCGGCTCGATGATCGCGCGCGACACGGCGAGCATCTGCTTCTGCCCGCCGGAAAGCTTGCCCGCCGGATGGTTCCAGAACTTCTCGACCGCGGGGAACAGCGAGAAGATCCACTGCAGCCGCGCCTCGTCGATCTGGCCGATGTTGCGCGCCCAGCGCGCGGCCAGCAGCATGTTCTCCTTCACGGTCAGGTCCGCGAAGATGCCCATGTTCTCGGGCACGTAGGCGACGTTCAGTTGCGAGATCTGCGGCGTGGCCATCGCGGTGATGTCCCGGCCGTTGAACTCGATGCGCCCGGCCGAGGCGCGCCACAGGCCCATGATGGTGCGCAGCGTCGTGGTCTTGCCGGCGCCGTTGCGCCCGAGCAGCAGGGTGAGCTGGCCGCGCGGCACCTGCAGGTCGACGCCGTGCAGGATGTGGTAGGCGCCGATGTGGGTGTGCACGCCGGCGAGCGTGAGGATGTTCTCGTTCATTTGCCGCTCCCGTTCACCACGCGCAGCTCGGGCCGCGGCAGCGGCACCTCGCGCTCGCCGGTCCGGTCGGCGCTCACGCCCAGGTAGGCTTCCTGGACGATCGGCGAGGCGATCACCTCCGCCGGCTTGCCGTCGGCCACCAGCGTGCCGTTGTGCAGCACGATGATGCGGTCGGCGAGCTCCCGCACGACGTCCATCTTGTGTTCCACCAGCAGGATGGTCTTGCTCGCGTCTGCCTTGAGCTTGCGGATCAGGTTCAGGATCACCGGCGCCTCGGCGGCGTTCATGCCGGCCGTGGGCTCGTCGAACATGAACACCTGTGCATCCAGCGCCATCAGCAGCGCGACCTCCAGCTTGCGCTGGTCGCCGTGCGGCAGGTTCGCCACCAGTTCGTCTTCCTTGTCGCCCAGGGCGACCGTCTCGAGGATCTCGTCGGCGCGCTCGAGGAGCTGCTTGTGGTCGCTCCAGATGCTCCACAGGTTGAAGCCGCGCCGGTGATCGCCGTCGCGCGCGGCCTGCACCGCCAGGCGCACGTTCTCCAGTACCGTGAGCTTGGGAAACAGGTTGGTGAGCTGGAATGCACGGCCCAGTCCGGCCCGCGTGCGTTGCGCGGCCGACAGCCCGGACAGGTCGCGCCCATCGAGCGTGACCTGTCCGGCGCTCGCCTTGAGCTGCCCGGAGATCAGGTTGAAGTAGGTCGTCTTGCCCGCGCCGTTCGGCCCGACGATGGCGGTCAGCGTTCCTGGCTGGAAGGCGCAGGTGACGCTGTTGACCGCCACGTGGCCGCCGAAGCGGATGGTGAGGTCCTTGGTCGCGAGCAGGCTCATCTCGGAGTGGAGGCGCCGAAGGCGCCTGGGAGGTGGTCAATCATTCTTCAGGGACAGGTGCCGATCACGTAGTAGTTCGGGCTGGTTTGCTTCAGGGTGGTGGTGACGAAGGTGTTGTACAGGCCCATGTTCTGGTTGGACCCGTTGGCCAGCGCGTAGCCGCCGCCGACGTGGGCGCGGCCGGCGGTGACGTGGTTGTAGTTGTTGGCCGTGTAGCAGACCGGCGCGCTGCCCGTGGTGGTGCCGCTGACCGGCGACGAACTCGCGCCCTGGACGCCGCCGGCGTCGACCGCCGCGACGGTCCAGGAATAGGTCGTGGCCGCGGCCAGGCCGCTGTCGGTGTAGCCGGTCGAGGTGACGGGGCTGGCGTTCACCTTGCCGCCGTTGCGGAAGACGTTGTAGCTGGCCGCACCGGTGACGGCATTCCAGATGAGGGTCGCCGAGCTGCTGGTCACGCCGGACACCGCCAGGCCCGTGGGCGCGGGCAGCGATTCGCCGCCGCCGCCACCGCCGGAACCGGTGCCCGAGGCCACCTTGTCGACCATCGCCTTGATCGCGGCCATCTGGGTGCCGGCCTTCTGGGCGAAGTTGGTGCCGTACCAGCCGATCCAGTCCCAGCAGCCATTGGGGTTGCCCAGCGAGCCGCTCGCGGCGGTCTGGCGCGAGGTGCTGTCCACCTTGGTCTGCGGGAACAGCACGATGATGCTGTTGGTGTCCGCCCAGCGCGTGTAGCCGGTGTTCTTGACGAACTTGTCGCCGATGGTGTCGTAGTTCTGTTGGCAACCATGCAGCGCCACGTGCAGCTTGCACTGCGCGCCGCTCGCGCAGTTGGCCGGCACGTAGGCCCAGCCCGTGGTGTCCATGCCGGGATTGCCGGCGCTGAAGGCCGTCTGGTCGAATTCGATGTAGTTGCCGGCCGCCGGTGCGTTGTTGCGCGCGTTCAGCGCCCCGTACAGCTTGGTGAACATCTGCCCGGCGCCGTCATAGCCGCAGTTGCTGATGTAGGGCGAGGCGCTGGAATTGCAGGCGTTGTTGCCGGTCGCGTCGAAGTCCGTCGGGAACACGTGCGCCGTGCTGGCGCGCTGCACGTAGCTCAGGTTCGCGGCGGGCACGCCGTTGTTGGTGTACTGCGTCTGCGCCGCGTTCATCGGGTTCGGACCCACGGTGAAGTCGCTGGTGCCGACGAACATGTAGATCTTCTGGTTGGCGACGTTCGACTTGGCGTCGATCTGGTTGCCGCTCCAGTTGTTGATGTCCGTCTGCATCGTGTTCAGCATCGCGCTGCCGATCGTGGCGTTGTACATGCACGCCGTGTAGTTGTTGTGGCCCGCGCACATGTACGGGCCGGCAGCGAACACGCCCACGCCCATGAAGGTCGAGGAGTAGGCATAGCCGAGCTGGTTGGCCATGAAGCCGCCCGAGGAAAGGCCCGACACGCTGATCCTGGTCTTGTCCACGTTGAGCGCCGGCAGGGGCACGGCGTGGGCGGCCGCGCAGGCGAAGGCCACGGCGCCGACGAAGGCGCGGAGCAGCTTCTTGAATGTCATCGAGATCTCCTGTGGTGTTGATTGGGATGCAACTACCCATCCCCCGTGTTGCCGGGGGTTCCTCGAACAACGAACAAAAAGAGGCGCGGCCGCGCCTTTGGAAAAAGGGACTTACTTCCGGCCGTTGCGGATCGGAACTTCCATCTCGTTCGGCTTGATTTCCTTCACGAGATGCAGGTCGGCCATGGCCCCGGGGCGCGCGCCCGGTGCCACGCGGAAGTGGTACATGGACTGCATGGCCTGGTGGTCTTCCTTGCGGAAGGTCATCATGCCCTTGGGCGTCTCGAAGCTCATGCCCTCCATCGCCGAGATCAGCTTCTCGGTGCCGGTATCGCCATTGGTCTTCTTCAGCGCCGAGACGATCGCCATGGCGGCGGAGAAGCCGCCGGCCGTGAAGAAGTCAGGCGGCGTCTTGAAGCGCGAGTAGTGGTTGGTCACCAGCCACAGGTTCGCCGGGTTCTTCGAGAAGCCGAAGTAGTAGTAGCTCGCGCCTTCCATGCCCGGGAAGTTGTTGTAGGGCACCATCGCCGGCAGGATGTTGCCGCCGGTGGCGACTTCGATGCCGTAGCGCTTCTTCAGGTCCAGGTCGGCCAGCTTGGCGAACGGCGGGTTGGCGCCGGCCCAGATCACGAAGATCACCTTGCGGCCGGGCTTGTCCTTGAGGTTGTCGACGATCCGCTGGAAGCCGGCCGTGAAGTCCGTGGTGGTCGGCGGCAGGTATTCCTCGTGGGAGACCTTGGCCTTCTTGAGCGCATCCTTGAAGGCCCTCACGCCGTCTCGTCCGAAGGCGTAGTCCTGCGCCAGCGTCGCCACCAGCGTGCCCGGTTGGTCCACCGTGACGGCATTGGAGATCGCGTCCTGCGAGCTGCTGCGGCCGGTGCGGAAGATGTAGCGGTTCCACTTCTCGCCGGTGATCGAGTCGGCCACCGCCGGCTCGACCAGCAGTACCTTCTTGTATTCCTCGGCCACCGGCAGCATCGCCAGCGCCACGCCGGAAGACGTCGGGCCCATCGCCAGGTCGACCTTGTCGTCCGCATAGGAAGCGGCCAGCAACGACTTGCCCAGGTCCGGCTTGCCCTGGTCGTCCTTCTCGATGATCACGATCTTGCGGCCATTGACGGCCATGGTGCCGTTGGTCGCGTACTCCAGGCCCAGCAGCAGTCCGGCCTGGGTCTGCTTGCCGTAGGCCTCGAGCGGGCCGGTGCGGCTGTAGATATGCGCGATCTTGATGTCCTTCGCCTGGGCGAAGGCCACCGGGGCCGTGATCGTGGAGGCGGCGAGAGCGGCGAGCGCAAGCCAGGAACGGCGTTTCATGTTGTCTCCTGATAATGAACTGCGGAAAACGGTTGAGCCGAAGCACGGCCCGTGCCAACGCGGAAGAGCTTTGATTTCATTGGAAAATCCTGATCGCCCAGGCGTGCTTGTCTGTTTTTCATACAGTCGAAACTGTTCGCTTTTCGAACAGATGCATGAAATTCAGACAGCCGCTTCCAGCCGCTCGTAGAGCTTGGCGCGCGAGATGCCGAGCAGCTTCGCCGCCGCGACCTTGTTGCCCGAAGTCGCGGCCAGGGCCGCCGCGATCGCCTGGCGCTCCACTTCCGCGACCTGCTCGGCCAGCGGCCGCAGCGCAGTCGGCGAAGCCGCGCCCGGGGCCGCCGCCACGGCAGCGGCCGGCGCCACCTGCTTGATGCCGGACTCGCGCAGCACCTCGCCGACGTCGCGGGCGTCGATGTGCTGCGACTCGCCGCGCATGGCGGCCTGCTCCAGCACGTTGCGCAACTCGCGGATGTTGCCGCGCCACGCCTGCGCGGCCAGCAGGGCGATCGCCTCGGGGCTCAGGTCCGGCGGCGGCGTCGCGTTGCGCAGGCCGATGTCTTCGGCCAGCACCTCGACCAGCGCCGGAATGTCGGCGCGGCGTTCGCGCAGCGACGGCACGCGGATCGGCAGCACGTTGAGCCGGTAGTACAGGTCCTCGCGGAACTTGCCCTCGCGCACCAGCTGCGCCAGGTCGCGCGAGGTGGCCGCGATCACGCGCGCATCGAACGGGACCAGCTTGTTGGACCCGAGCGGCTCGATCTCGCCTTCCTGCAGCGCGCGCAGCAGCTTGGGCTGCAGGCTCGGCGGCATGTCGCCGATTTCGTCGAGGAACAGGGTGCCGCCGTCGGCAAGCTTGAACTTGCCGTCGCGGCCCTTGCGGTCGGCGCCGGTGAAGGCCCCGGGCGCGACGCCGAAGAATTCGGCCTCCAGCAGGGTGTCGGGAATCGCCGCGATGTTCACGCTGACCAGCGGGCCGGAGGCTCGGCCCGAGGCCGCGTGGATCGCGTGCGCCAGCAGTTCCTTGCCGGTGCCGGTTTCGCCCAGCAGCAGCACCGGGCTGGACGACATGGCGGCGCGGCGCGCCTGGCGCTTGACTTCCACCGCCGCCGGGCTGCTGCCGACGAAACTTGCCAGCGTGTACTTGTGGCGGCGCTGCGTCGCCAGTTCGCGCCGGGCGTCGTCCAGGTCGCGCTGCAGGTGCGCGAACTTGCTGATCAGGGGTTGGAGCGTCGTCTCGGGATGGTCGAACAGCACGATGCCGATGGCGCCGATCAATTCGCCCTGGTCGTCGCGCAGCGGCAGCCGGCTGACGACGAAGGTGCCGGCCTTGTTGGTCAGGAGGTCGATCAGGATCGCCTGCCCGGTTTCCAGCACGCGGCGCATCTGCGTGTTCGGCACCACGTCTTCGACCATGTGGCCGACGAACTGGTCGACCGAGGAGAAGCCGAGTGCCGGCAGGAAGCGCTTGTAGCCCTCGTTCACCCAGACGATGCGGCCGGTGCGATCCAGCAGGAACATGCCTTCGCTCGTGCTGGAGAACAGGTGGAACATCGAGCGCGCCGCCAGCTCGAGGATGCTTTGCGCATCGAGCGGCAGCGCCTGGGACTGCAGGGAATTCGCGGGCATTGTGGCAATGCTAACCCGGCCTCCTTCCCGCGAATCCGGGTTTGCCCCGACAGGAGACCGGACGGCTGACAGCGGTTCGACAGCTCATGCCGCCACTCTGTCGTCACCACTCTCAGGAGAGACCTCATGCGCCGTGACCAGTTCCTCAAATCCGCCCTCGCCCTCGCGGCCTGCGGCGCCTTGCCGATGTCCGCGGACGCGGCCGGCGTCCTCAAGATGATGATCCCCGCCAACCCCGGCGGCGGCTGGGACACGACCGGGCGCGCGCTCGGGCGCTCGCTGCTGGACGCCAGGGCGGCTGACAACGTGCAGTACGAGAACAAGGGCGGCGCCGCCGGCGTCATCGGCCTTGCGCAGTTCGTGAACCAGGCCAAGGGTGACCCGAACGCGCTGATGATGATGGGCGCCGTGATGCTGGGCGGCATCATCACGGGCAAGCCGCCGGTGCAACTGAACCAGGCCACGCCGATCGCGCGCCTGACCAGCGAATACAACGTGTTCGTCGTGCCGTCCAGTTCGCCGTTCAGGACCATGAAGGACGTGGTGGCGCAACTCAGGGCCGACCCGGCCAGCGTCAAGTGGGGTGGCGGCTCGCGCGGCTCCACCGAGCACATCGCCGCCTGCATGCTCGCGCGCAACGTCGGCGTCGATCCCCGGAAGGTCAACTACATCGCCTTCCGCGGCGGCGGCGAGGCGACTGCTGCCATCCTCGGCGGCAACGTCACCGTCGGCGGCAGCGGCTACAGCGAATTCGCGGACCATATCGCGTCCGGCAAGATGCGTCCGCTGGCCGTCACCTCGCAGAAACGCCTGTCCGGCATCGCCATCCCGACGATGAAGGAGTTGGGCTACGACGTCATCCTGGGCAACTGGCGCGGTGTCTACGCGGCGCCGGGCATTAGCGCCGACGACCGTTCCAACCTGACGCAAGCGGTCATGGCGGCGACAAAGACCAAAGCCTGGAGCGAGGCGCTTTCCAAAAATGGCTGGACCCCCGCCGTTGCAACCGGCAAGGAGTTCGAGGACTTCGTCGAATACGAGTTCTCGAGTCTGCGAGCAATCATGTACCTGTCCGGCATGGTCTGAGCACCAGCGGCTCGAGTCCACAAACTCAAATTCAACGGGGCCGAAAAGGCCCCGTTTTCCTCCGAGCTGAAGCGACCCTGGCGGTTCAGGCCGCCGCCGCCCGCCGGGCCGACATCAGGCGCACCACGCGCGGCAGGATCAGCACCGCGAGGATGATCACGATCATCACGACCGACATGGGCCGCTGCAGGAAGACCATGCCGCTGCCCTCCCCGATCGACACCGCGTTGCGCAGCTGCGCTTCGGCCAGCGGCCCCAGGATCATGCCCACCACCACCGGCGCCGTCGGGAAGTCGAAGCGCCGCATCAGCACGCCGACGAGGCCGATGCCATAGAGCAGCACCAGGTCGAACGCGCTCTGGCGCATGCCGTAGGCGCCGACCGTCGCGAAGATCAGGATGCCCGCGTACAGCTGCGGCTTCGGGATCTTCAGCAGCTTGACCCACAGGCCCACCAGCGGCAGGTTCAGCACCAGCAGCATCAGGTTGCCGATGTAGAGCGAGGCGATCAGCGCCCACACCAGCGCCGCCGACGTGGTGAACAGCTGCGGCCCGGGCTGCAGGCCGTAGTTCTGGAAGGCGCCCAGCAGGATGGCGGTGGTGTTGGAGGTCGGGATGCCCAGGGTCAGCAGCGGGATCAGTGCCGCGGTCACCGAGGCGTTGTTCGCCGCCTCGGGACCGGCCACGCCTTCGATCGCGCCGGTGGTGCCGAACTCCGCCTGGTTGCTGCCCTTGGCCAGCTTTTTCTCGACGGCATAGCTCAGGAAGGTCGGGATCTCGGTGCCACCGGCGGGGATGCAGCCGAAAGGAGCGCCGATGAAGGTGGCGCGCAGCCATGCCGGGATCGAGCGCTTCCACTCGCGCCGGGTCATGTAGACCTTGGTCAGCTTGTTCTGCGACTCGTCGACCTTGCCTTCGAAGAGCGCGGCGTACAGCACCTCCGACACCGCGAACAGGCCCACGGCCACCAGCACGATCTCGATGCCGTCCAGCAGCTCGGGGACGCCCAGCGTGTAACGCGCCTGGCCCGAGATCTGGTCGAGGCCGATCAGGCCCACCGCCAGGCCGATGAACAGCGAGGTCATGCCGCGCAAGGTGCTCGCCCCCAGCACCGCGCTCACCGTGGTGAAGGCCAGCACCATGAGCAGGAAATACTCCGGCGGCCCGAGCTGCACGGCGAACTCCGCGACATAGGGCGCGAACAGCGTGACCATTACCGTGGCGATGGTGCCGGCCACGAAGGAGCCGATGGCCGCGGTGGCCAGCGCCGCGCCGGCGCGGCCGCTCTTGGCCATCTTGTTGCCTTCCATGGCGGTCACCATGCTGGCGGTCTCGCCCGGCGTGTTCAGCAGGATGGAAGTGGTCGAGCCGCCGTACATCGCGCCGTAGTAGATGCCGGCGAAGAAGATCATGGAGGCGGTGACTTCGACCTTGGCGGTGATCGGCAGCAGCATGGCCACGGCCACGGCCGGCCCGATGCCGGGCAGCACGCCCACCGCTGTGCCCAGCGCGCAGCCGACCAGCGCCCACAACAGGTTGGCCGGCGTGATGGCCAGCGCGAAACCATGCAGCAGCGATTGCAGGATGTCCATGCGAGTGTCCTGGCGCTAGATCCAGCCGGTGCCGGTCAGCCCCGGCAGGTTGATGGCCAGGAATTGGGTGAACATCCAGAACACCGGCGCCGAGATCGCCGCGCCCGTGAACGCATCGATGGCGAAGGTGCGCGGGGTGCCGGCGGCCTGCCCCTGCGCCCGGCGCAGCCCCTGCACCGCGAGCACATAGCACAGGGTGCAGCTGAGGATGAAGCCGATGGTGGTGATCAGCGCCGCGTTGAGCAGCAGCCCGGCCGACACCCAGACGAAAGCCCACCAGTTGCCGCGGTCTTCGCCGCTGGGCGGCGCCATGCTGCGAAAGCCGCCGGTGCGCGCCTCCACGACGATGAGGATGCCGCACACGAAGAGCACACTGGCGACCAGCCAGGGCAGGAAGTTCGGTCCGACGCCGCCATAGCCGGCGCCCGACGGTATCGAGACGGCGCCGGCGGCCAGCGCGATGCCGACCGCGGCCACCCCGGCGCCGACCAGGGTCTGCGCCAGCACCGATTGCGGTTCATGCGTCATGGCTGGCGCGACCGTACTGGGTAGTGGCCTGTAGCCTTGAAATGGGAGTCGAGGGACGCGCGAGACGGGGTGCGATGCAAGGCGCAAAGCACAGCGATGCCCGGTGGCATCGCGAGCATTTGCAACGCCGCAGCGCGCCACGTATCGCGTGGACAGCGACTTCCGATTTCAGGGTTATAGGCCACTAGACCATGCCCGACTTGACCATCGTGGCGCGCAGGCTCGCGAATTCGTCATCAACGAACTTGTCGAACGCCGGGCCGGTCAGCACCGCCGGGGTCCAGTCGTTCTTCTCGAGCGACTCCTGCCACGACTTGGTCTTGAGCGCGGCCAGCACCATGTCGGTCAGCGCCTTGCGCTGCGCGTCGTTGAGGCCGGGCGCGCCGTACACGCCGCGCCAGTTGCCGATCTCGACGTCGATGCCCTGCTCCTTGAGCGTGGGCACGTTGTTCAGGCGCTTGGGCGCCGTGACGGCGATCGGCTTCATCTTGCCGGCCTTGATGTACTCGGCGAACTCCGAGTAGCCGCTGCCGCCCACCGTGACGTTGCCGCCGAGGATGGCCGCGGTGGCCTCGCCGCCGCCGCGGAAAGCCACGTAGTTGATCTTGGAAGGATCGACGCCCACCTTCGACGCGATCATGGCCGCGGCAATGTGCTCGGTGGAGCCGCGCGAGCCGCCGCCCCACTTGACGCTGCCCGGGTCCTTCTTGAGCTGCGCCACCACGTCGGCCATGGTCTTGAACGGCGAGTTGGCGGGCAGCACGAACACGTTGTACTCGCTGGTCAGGCGCGCGATCGGCGTGGCCTGCGACAGATTCACCGGCGGCTTGCCGGTGATGATGCCGCCCAGCATCACGGCGCCCATCACCATCATCGCGTTCGCGTCGCCCTTGCTGCCGTTGACGAACTGCGCCAGGCCCAGCGCGCCGGCCGCGCCGCCCTTGTTCTCGTAGGTCACGCTGTCGGCCGACTTGGCTTCCTGCATGGCCTTGCCCAGCGCGCGGCCGGTGGTGTCCCAGCCGCCGCCGGGGTTGGCCGGAATCATCATCTTCACGTTGGCGGCGGCGCGGGCGTGCAGCGGCAGCGCGCCGGCCGCGGCCAGCGCGGCCAGGCTCTTGAGGAACTCGTCTCTACGCATGGGGTGACTCCTAGTTGTTCGTAACAGGACTCGTGGATGATGCGCCCGGTGCCTGTCAAACGGCTGTCCTGCATGATTGGGGAAACTACTAGTCCGTCCACTGGGCCCGCCCCCTGAGCCGCCTGCACTAAGCTCGCTCTCCAATGAAAGTTTTGCTGGTCGAAGACGATCCCTCCATGCGCAGCACGCTCGAGCGCACGCTGACGCGGCGGGGGTTCCACCTCGATGCCTGCGGCGACGGCCGGCAGGCGCTGTCCCTGTGGAAGTCGGCGCGGCCGGACGTCGTGATGTTGGACCTGAGCCTGCCCGGCCTCGACGGGCTGGACGTGCTGCAGCAGGCGCGCGCCGAGGGGCTCGCCGCGCCGGTCCTGATCCTCACCGCGCGCGGCACGGTGGGTGACCGCATCCTCGGCCTCAATTCCGGCGCGGACGACTACCTGCCCAAGCCCTTCGACCTGGATGAGCTCGAGGCGCGCCTGCGCGCGCTGGCGCGCCGCCGGCCGGGCCCGGCGGCGGCCAAGCCGGCAGACGAGTCGCTGGAGTTCGGCCGCCTGCGCTACGACAAGGCCAGCGGCGCGGTGTACCACGGGGACGACGTGCTGGAGCTCACGCCGCGCGAATCGGCGCTGCTGGCGGCGCTGCTGGCGCGGCAAGGCCAGGCGATGGCCAAGGAGAAGCTGTTCGAACTGGTATTCGCCGGCGAGCCCGAGGTGCAGTACGAGGCCATCGAGGTGGTGGCCTACCGCTTGCGCAAGAAGCTGGCGCCCACCGGTGTCTCGCTGGTCACGCTGCGCGGGCTGGGCTACCTGTTGAAGGCCGGATGAGCCGCACGGCCGCTCCGAAGGCGAATAGCACCGCAGCCCGCCAGGGCGGAGGTTGTCGAATGCTCCGCACGGCCGCTCCGAAGGCGAACAGCACCGCAGCCCGCCGGGCGGAGCTTATCCAATGAGCGGCGCGCTTTCGCTGCGGCGGCGCCTGCTGCTCGGCATCCTCGTGCCGGTGGTGCTGCTGATCGCGCTGAACGGCGCCAGCCTGTATTCACGCGCCCTCGCCGCCGCCAACACCGCCTACGACCGGACCCTGCTGGCCTCGGCCAAGGTCATCGGCGAGCAGCTCGACGTGGAAGGCTACGACGCCGAGGCGCGGCTGCGTGCCACGGTGCCCTATTCCGCGCTGGAAGCCTTCGAGGCCGACAACCGCAGCCGCATGGTCTACCGCGTGTCCGACCTCAGGGGCGAAATGGTGTCCGGCTACGCCGAGCTGCCGTTCTGGCGCGGCAAGCTGCCGGCGCGGCCGCCCTATGCCGCGCTGGTCGACTTCTACGACGACCGCTACAACGACGACGACGT
Above is a window of Ramlibacter tataouinensis DNA encoding:
- a CDS encoding tripartite tricarboxylate transporter permease; translated protein: MDILQSLLHGFALAITPANLLWALVGCALGTAVGVLPGIGPAVAVAMLLPITAKVEVTASMIFFAGIYYGAMYGGSTTSILLNTPGETASMVTAMEGNKMAKSGRAGAALATAAIGSFVAGTIATVMVTLFAPYVAEFAVQLGPPEYFLLMVLAFTTVSAVLGASTLRGMTSLFIGLAVGLIGLDQISGQARYTLGVPELLDGIEIVLVAVGLFAVSEVLYAALFEGKVDESQNKLTKVYMTRREWKRSIPAWLRATFIGAPFGCIPAGGTEIPTFLSYAVEKKLAKGSNQAEFGTTGAIEGVAGPEAANNASVTAALIPLLTLGIPTSNTTAILLGAFQNYGLQPGPQLFTTSAALVWALIASLYIGNLMLLVLNLPLVGLWVKLLKIPKPQLYAGILIFATVGAYGMRQSAFDLVLLYGIGLVGVLMRRFDFPTAPVVVGMILGPLAEAQLRNAVSIGEGSGMVFLQRPMSVVMIVIILAVLILPRVVRLMSARRAAAA
- a CDS encoding tripartite tricarboxylate transporter TctB family protein; this encodes MTHEPQSVLAQTLVGAGVAAVGIALAAGAVSIPSGAGYGGVGPNFLPWLVASVLFVCGILIVVEARTGGFRSMAPPSGEDRGNWWAFVWVSAGLLLNAALITTIGFILSCTLCYVLAVQGLRRAQGQAAGTPRTFAIDAFTGAAISAPVFWMFTQFLAINLPGLTGTGWI
- a CDS encoding Bug family tripartite tricarboxylate transporter substrate binding protein yields the protein MRRDEFLKSLAALAAAGALPLHARAAANVKMMIPANPGGGWDTTGRALGKAMQEAKSADSVTYENKGGAAGALGLAQFVNGSKGDANAMMVMGAVMLGGIITGKPPVNLSQATPIARLTSEYNVFVLPANSPFKTMADVVAQLKKDPGSVKWGGGSRGSTEHIAAAMIASKVGVDPSKINYVAFRGGGEATAAILGGNVTVGGSGYSEFAEYIKAGKMKPIAVTAPKRLNNVPTLKEQGIDVEIGNWRGVYGAPGLNDAQRKALTDMVLAALKTKSWQESLEKNDWTPAVLTGPAFDKFVDDEFASLRATMVKSGMV
- a CDS encoding response regulator transcription factor, producing the protein MKVLLVEDDPSMRSTLERTLTRRGFHLDACGDGRQALSLWKSARPDVVMLDLSLPGLDGLDVLQQARAEGLAAPVLILTARGTVGDRILGLNSGADDYLPKPFDLDELEARLRALARRRPGPAAAKPADESLEFGRLRYDKASGAVYHGDDVLELTPRESALLAALLARQGQAMAKEKLFELVFAGEPEVQYEAIEVVAYRLRKKLAPTGVSLVTLRGLGYLLKAG